A region of [Bacteroides] pectinophilus DNA encodes the following proteins:
- a CDS encoding HPr family phosphocarrier protein — protein sequence MIRIPVYLNSMTDAKHLVQIAEKCTDSVDLACGRYVVDAKSMLGVFSLPQFDNVEMCVDEKDKDEVYKKLEQMKLLK from the coding sequence ATGATACGTATACCGGTATATCTGAACAGCATGACAGATGCAAAGCATCTGGTCCAGATAGCAGAAAAGTGTACAGACAGTGTTGATCTTGCGTGCGGAAGATATGTTGTTGACGCAAAGTCAATGCTTGGTGTATTCAGTCTTCCACAGTTTGACAACGTAGAGATGTGTGTGGATGAAAAGGATAAGGATGAAGTATATAAGAAGTTAGAGCAGATGAAGTTATTAAAATAA
- a CDS encoding GntP family permease, whose amino-acid sequence MEQTVFVADPTRLLIAAAVGIIVLLVLIIRFKLHPVISMMIAAIVIGVGAGMPLTMISETVEKGVGKTLQGIALLVGLGSMFGGILEVSGGAQRIAKTLIDRLGQRKAGVALGITGLVIGTTVFFEAGVVVLIPLAFSVAKQTKKSTLYYAIPLLAGLASGYAFVPPSAGSVLVADSLGVSLGVMIMVGIPTALICMIVAGVVWGRFIGNRIFTGLPVNVEEIKDDSRELPPFGLVLGVILIPLILILISTVSKYMPIPEGVQNVLSFIGKPFLALTVATLAAMYFLGIRRGYTGAQLKKILDHSLRPVGMILLVIASGGVIRWMLQDSGLGYIIGPALEKSGMPLILVAFFIALLVRASVGSSMVAMTMASGIMATMPAVMATSVLYRAAMCCAICGGATALSHVNDAGFWLVGTFLEIDEKTTLKSWTVMETLIGVTSLAVSLVISIFA is encoded by the coding sequence ATGGAGCAGACGGTGTTTGTTGCAGATCCAACAAGGTTGTTGATAGCGGCAGCAGTAGGAATTATTGTGCTATTGGTATTGATAATCAGATTTAAACTTCATCCGGTTATATCTATGATGATTGCAGCTATAGTGATAGGTGTTGGCGCCGGGATGCCGCTTACAATGATATCGGAAACTGTTGAGAAGGGCGTTGGGAAAACACTTCAGGGAATAGCACTGCTTGTCGGACTTGGTTCAATGTTCGGAGGAATACTTGAAGTCAGCGGAGGAGCTCAGAGAATAGCCAAGACACTTATAGACAGACTCGGACAGAGAAAGGCAGGGGTGGCGCTTGGAATTACAGGACTTGTTATAGGTACTACCGTTTTTTTTGAAGCGGGCGTTGTGGTACTTATACCGCTTGCATTCAGTGTCGCAAAGCAGACTAAAAAGTCAACATTGTATTATGCAATTCCGCTTCTTGCAGGTCTTGCAAGCGGATATGCATTCGTTCCGCCGTCAGCAGGTTCAGTACTTGTTGCGGACTCGCTTGGAGTTAGCCTTGGAGTAATGATTATGGTCGGAATACCGACAGCGTTAATATGTATGATAGTTGCCGGAGTGGTGTGGGGAAGGTTCATAGGAAACAGGATATTTACCGGACTCCCTGTTAATGTAGAGGAGATAAAGGATGATTCAAGAGAGCTGCCTCCGTTTGGACTTGTACTTGGGGTAATACTTATCCCGCTTATATTGATACTGATAAGCACAGTGTCTAAATATATGCCGATACCGGAGGGAGTACAGAATGTACTGTCGTTTATAGGAAAACCGTTTCTTGCACTGACGGTGGCAACACTTGCTGCCATGTATTTTCTGGGGATCAGGCGCGGATATACCGGAGCCCAGCTTAAGAAGATACTGGATCATTCGCTGAGGCCGGTTGGGATGATACTGCTCGTAATAGCGAGCGGAGGTGTAATAAGATGGATGCTCCAGGATTCGGGACTTGGTTATATAATAGGCCCTGCGCTTGAAAAAAGCGGAATGCCGCTTATTCTTGTAGCATTCTTTATAGCATTGCTGGTAAGGGCATCGGTTGGCAGTTCCATGGTAGCAATGACGATGGCATCGGGAATAATGGCAACAATGCCTGCGGTTATGGCAACAAGTGTGTTGTACAGGGCGGCTATGTGCTGTGCAATATGCGGAGGCGCAACAGCTTTAAGTCATGTCAATGATGCAGGATTCTGGCTTGTTGGAACATTCCTCGAGATAGATGAGAAAACAACTTTGAAATCATGGACGGTTATGGAGACGCTTATAGGCGTGACGTCACTGGCAGTTAGTCTGGTGATTTCGATATTTGCCTGA
- a CDS encoding FadR family transcriptional regulator, with translation MMNSESDDRNLPQKISEDIISFILDNHLKPGDRLPNEAILAGQLDIGRSSLREAMKLLASRNIVTIRQGSGTYVASSPGLIDDPFGFTFISDKKKLVQDLLEIRFLLEPAIAAMSATYSDSGDINRICSLCDEVEELLKTKKDHTQKDIEFHTAIAMGSKNLVIPRLIPIINSSIPLFVKTTGNVLKTETIETHREIACAIAEHNAVKAQDAMYTHLMYNRRCINKTYE, from the coding sequence ATGATGAATTCAGAGTCTGATGACAGAAATCTTCCTCAGAAGATTTCCGAAGACATAATTTCTTTTATACTGGATAACCATCTCAAGCCGGGTGACAGACTTCCTAATGAAGCCATTCTCGCCGGACAGCTTGATATAGGGCGGAGTTCACTCCGCGAAGCCATGAAGCTGCTTGCCTCACGCAACATTGTAACCATCCGGCAGGGATCCGGAACATACGTTGCATCTTCCCCGGGATTAATTGATGATCCCTTTGGTTTCACATTCATATCAGACAAAAAAAAGCTTGTGCAGGATCTGCTCGAGATAAGATTTCTGCTGGAGCCTGCCATAGCTGCCATGTCAGCTACCTATTCAGACAGTGGGGATATTAACAGAATCTGTTCATTATGTGATGAGGTTGAAGAACTTCTCAAAACCAAGAAAGACCACACACAGAAAGATATAGAATTTCATACCGCTATTGCCATGGGAAGTAAGAATCTGGTTATTCCAAGACTTATTCCGATAATCAACAGTTCAATTCCTCTTTTTGTCAAAACAACCGGAAACGTGCTTAAGACAGAAACCATTGAAACCCATCGTGAGATAGCCTGTGCAATTGCAGAACATAACGCTGTCAAAGCTCAGGATGCCATGTATACACATCTTATGTATAACCGGAGATGCATTAACAAAACATATGAATAG